ATACAAATTTACCCATAATGCCGAAAGAGCGGATGTTTTAATACAAACATAGCTAACTGCATCTACCCCCAAAATTCATCCAAGTTCACTTCTGCCATCTCTTGCTGGACCTCTTGGAACAAGCTACTATTTGTGAGATTTGCCACTTCTTTTTCTCGTTTGTTATGGTCAATTTCAATTTTTAATTCCTCTAATTGCCTTTTCAATTCATCTTCTCGGCGTTTGCGATCACTAATGTCTTGCACAGTACCTTCATAATACAAAATATTCCCTTGCTTATCTTTGACAACCCGCGCATCAATTTGCGTCCAGATAATACTATTGTCTTTGCAGTAAGAACGGTATTGAAAATCCTTCAAGATCCCTTGTGTTTCTAGTAATTCTCTAAATTCAATCCGAGTCTCTAGATCGACATAAACCTGTTCACCAATATTAGTGATGTTCTCGACCATCTCAGCAGGGGAGTCGTAACCATAAATTTTGGCTAAAGCTGGATTAACATTGAGATATCGCCCGGAGGGGGAAGATTGGAAGATACCTTCTAGAGCATTTTCAAAAATACTGCGGTAGTTTTCCTCGGCAATGCGTAATTCTTCATTTTTAGCTTCTAGACTTTCAAATGTTTTCTTTAATTGACCCGCCATACTATTGAACGAATGTTCCAGGGTATCAATTTCCTGAATTTCGATAAAGTTATCACTCTCTACTCGCTTGTCAAGATTCCCTGTCGCAATTTCTTCGGAAGCATTAGTGATTTGAATAATGGGACGGGTAATAGATCGGGCGGTCAGAATGCCGATTATAATACTCAAAATCAGAGTTGCTAAACACAGGGCAATTGTATGACGGGTATTGGCATTGATGTGTGACATAAAATCTGATTCTGGGATTATCACCACGATCACCCAGTTGAGTCCTGAATCATGTTTCCAATGGATAACAGACACAAACGTTTGTTTCTGATTAATTTTCATTGGCATAATTTCCGACGTAGTGATTTGATCAAATGTGCCAAAGTAATCGCGCAACTGGTTTGCCGTATCTAAGATTAGGGGGTCTTGGCTCTCGGAGACCTTCATCCCTTCTGCTTCACCATCAACCTTAAGGTAGGGTCTTTCCAAGCTAGAACTGGCCACGATCATGCCATCTCGTTCCATAATGAAAATTTTGCTAGAGGGACTGATGTCTAAACTGCGCAGAAAATCACTAATTTGGTTTAGGATAAACTCTACTGCTAACACCCCTACCAACTCATTTGAGGAGTCATATACTGGGTAGCTATAGCTAAGAGAAATCAGATGTCGCTGATCACGGGCAGACCACTGATAAATGGGACTCCAAATTGGTTGACCTGAAATGACAGCACTTTTATACCAAGTATCTTCTTGAAATTCATACTCATCGGATTCTAGGATTTCGGTAGGGTTACCCTGATCGTCAAGGGCGTAGCGGTTAGAGAGATTCCCCGCACCTGGCTGAATCATTTCCCGATAGAGAGAACCATTATCTTCTCGTCCAATCCCGATAAATGTTCCTTGGGAACTGCCAAAGTTTATCTCACTCAAGTCGTTAAATAACTTCATTTGTTTCCAAAAGAACTGCCCCATTGTGTTGACATCTTCAGAATTAATCAAACCTAGTTCGAGCGCCTGCAAATTAATTCCATTGACCTGTTGGGGGACAGCGAGATAATGGCTTAACTGCTGACTAACGCGGCTACTTGCTTGTTGGCTAAGTTGAGTTGCCAAATCACCAATGGCTTTTTGTCCATTACGGAAGGAAAGATAACCCACTATAGCCACCGCAGTCACAATTTGCAACACAAAAGGGACGACTAGGACAGTGCGAAGTTTGAATTTGCGAGATGTTTTATTAGTTTTATTAACAGTATTACCAGTCATCCAAGTTATCACCACCTGTGATCCATTCCTGTAAATCCCTCTCTGGTTTGGCAAAATTAAATAAATGCAAGCCAAAATCTTTAGAAAGGTCTTCACACACCTTGATTCCTCGAACACTGTTGCCTTTGACGTCTAAAGATGGGGAGAATGTCCCAATACCCAACTTGCTGGGAACAACACCAGTAATGCCACCCCCAACCCCACTTTTGGCGGGTATTCCTACTCGATAAGTCCACTCACCCGAAGCATCGTACATCCCACAAGTCAACATGACGCTAATCACATCTTGAACATACTTTTCATCGATCGCCCGTACTTTGGTGATCGGATTGATGCCGCCATTGGCTAGGGTTGCTGAGAGCATCGCCAAATCTCTAGCGTTTACTAAAATGGAACATTGCTGAAAATAAAGATCTAGGGTTTCGTCAATCTTGTCGCTGACCATGCCAAAATTTAGCATTAGGTAAGCCATGGCTCTGTTGCGGTAGCCTGTTTGCTTCTCGGACAAGAATACAGGCATATTAACTTCGTGATTCCTTCCGGTGTAACGTTTGAACATTTCCAGTACTCGTTTCAATCGTTCCGTGCTATTTTTCCCCTTGATTAAATCTGCTGTGGCGATCGCTCCTGCATTCACCATTGGATTATAGGGACGGTTGGTTGCTTCATCTAACACAATGGAGTTAAAGGCTTCTCCAGTGGGTTCAACACTGACTTTACTATTGACATATTCTCGCCCATGATCTTCCAAAGCCAATCCAAACACAAATGCTTTAGAAATGGACTGAATAGTAAATAATTGCTGACATTCCCCTACCTCAAATACCTGTCCATCCGTAGTGACAATACAAATACCAAACCACTCTGGTTTTGCCAATGCCAATTCGGGAATATAATCAGCAACCTTACCTTCATTCAAGGAGAGATATTTTTCGTAGAGATTGTTTAAATAATTCCGAAAAGGTGACGTAACCGCTGTAATTGAACTGGCAAGGGATTGTAAATCTCCGCTAGTTGACATTGTGCCTATACCTCCATAACTTGCTGCGCTACTTTACAGAATTCTTGGCTTACTAAGTGTTCGGGATATTTTGCGCAAAACACTCCTTCACTGGCAAGTTGCACCACATCTTCCGACAAAGGAAAAACCCCCGCCACTTTTTCAGCATAGGTTTCCTCAACTTTCTGTTTTAGAGCATCAAGATTAAGTTTACTGTGAACCTTGTTGATCGCCAGCAACATTTTGCGGACTTTCAGTTGTCGTGCTACATCCACGGTAATAGCCGTGCCTTGGTAATCTTGCTTATCGGGGCGCAAAATCACAATAAGCACATGGGAGAGGGCGATAGATAAAAAGGTTTCTTTGGATAAACCCGGATGAGTATCAATAAATAAATAATCAAGCTGGAGGGATTTGACAAAACTACGAAACCCGTCATTTAAAAGCTTAACATCATAGCCGTCCTTCAAAATTTTGGCGATGTCATCTGCTTTGATACTAGAGGGGATGAAAAACAGCTTTCCTTCCCCTTCTACTCCCACATTAGCACTAACATCATAGGCTGCGTCCTGAATAGGGATTTCTCCCCAAAGATAATTATTCAGGGTTTTGCCCATCTGCTCTGGCTCTAGGCAAAATAGATTGTGAATCCCGGGTGAGGGAACATCCGTATCGACTACACCGACTCGTTTCCCTTGCAGTGCAACTGTAGTTGCCAGGTTGGCAGTAAAGTTAGACTTTCCTGTCCCTCCTCGATAGGAGTGTATCGAAACAACTTTTGGCATAATGTCAACACTGAATCTTTAACTTTCTATATCTTTATATCTTTTTATACCAAAACTTAAGATTTTTGTCAGAA
This genomic window from Gloeocapsa sp. DLM2.Bin57 contains:
- the glsA gene encoding glutaminase A, which produces MSTSGDLQSLASSITAVTSPFRNYLNNLYEKYLSLNEGKVADYIPELALAKPEWFGICIVTTDGQVFEVGECQQLFTIQSISKAFVFGLALEDHGREYVNSKVSVEPTGEAFNSIVLDEATNRPYNPMVNAGAIATADLIKGKNSTERLKRVLEMFKRYTGRNHEVNMPVFLSEKQTGYRNRAMAYLMLNFGMVSDKIDETLDLYFQQCSILVNARDLAMLSATLANGGINPITKVRAIDEKYVQDVISVMLTCGMYDASGEWTYRVGIPAKSGVGGGITGVVPSKLGIGTFSPSLDVKGNSVRGIKVCEDLSKDFGLHLFNFAKPERDLQEWITGGDNLDDW
- a CDS encoding MinD/ParA family protein, yielding MPKVVSIHSYRGGTGKSNFTANLATTVALQGKRVGVVDTDVPSPGIHNLFCLEPEQMGKTLNNYLWGEIPIQDAAYDVSANVGVEGEGKLFFIPSSIKADDIAKILKDGYDVKLLNDGFRSFVKSLQLDYLFIDTHPGLSKETFLSIALSHVLIVILRPDKQDYQGTAITVDVARQLKVRKMLLAINKVHSKLNLDALKQKVEETYAEKVAGVFPLSEDVVQLASEGVFCAKYPEHLVSQEFCKVAQQVMEV
- a CDS encoding PAS domain S-box protein, which translates into the protein MTGNTVNKTNKTSRKFKLRTVLVVPFVLQIVTAVAIVGYLSFRNGQKAIGDLATQLSQQASSRVSQQLSHYLAVPQQVNGINLQALELGLINSEDVNTMGQFFWKQMKLFNDLSEINFGSSQGTFIGIGREDNGSLYREMIQPGAGNLSNRYALDDQGNPTEILESDEYEFQEDTWYKSAVISGQPIWSPIYQWSARDQRHLISLSYSYPVYDSSNELVGVLAVEFILNQISDFLRSLDISPSSKIFIMERDGMIVASSSLERPYLKVDGEAEGMKVSESQDPLILDTANQLRDYFGTFDQITTSEIMPMKINQKQTFVSVIHWKHDSGLNWVIVVIIPESDFMSHINANTRHTIALCLATLILSIIIGILTARSITRPIIQITNASEEIATGNLDKRVESDNFIEIQEIDTLEHSFNSMAGQLKKTFESLEAKNEELRIAEENYRSIFENALEGIFQSSPSGRYLNVNPALAKIYGYDSPAEMVENITNIGEQVYVDLETRIEFRELLETQGILKDFQYRSYCKDNSIIWTQIDARVVKDKQGNILYYEGTVQDISDRKRREDELKRQLEELKIEIDHNKREKEVANLTNSSLFQEVQQEMAEVNLDEFWG